One region of Juglans regia cultivar Chandler chromosome 4, Walnut 2.0, whole genome shotgun sequence genomic DNA includes:
- the LOC108990698 gene encoding protein FAR1-RELATED SEQUENCE 6-like: MGMLGCLPILHQKDGVIAIYHVEDEVRVDGFIKEITHHVYFNETTCEAKCSCGLFEMRGILCTHVLVVFKMNRVHDVPEKYILDRWRKDIKRRYTVMKSNYDVADTRPEVSRYAHIIKLCYNVATNAASCDDHAEDMIAKLTAMNEVYCTNRSSQQTGSNVAVTIVDANTVGSSKKALSPHVVRGKCRPPSLWKKSMIERVRKPTIKKSAQKGKRKQVNSL; the protein is encoded by the coding sequence ATGGGGATGCTCGGTTGTCTTCCAATTTTACACCAAAAGGATGGTGTAATTGCAATATATCATGTAGAAGATGAAGTTCGTGTTGATGGTTTCATCAAGGAGATTACTCATCACGTGTACTTTAATGAGACTACGTGCGAGGCCAAGTGTTCATGTGGATTGTTTGAGATGAGAGGGATCCTATGTACACATGTATTAGTCGTTTTCAAAATGAACCGTGTCCATGATGTGCCAGAGAAGTACATATTGGATCGATGGAGAAAGGACATAAAAAGAAGATACACTgttatgaaaagtaattatgaTGTAGCTGATACGAGGCCAGAAGTGAGCAGATATGCACATATAATCAAATTGTGTTACAACGTGGCAACAAATGCAGCATCATGTGATGACCATGCTGAGGATATGATTGCCAAGTTAACTGCAATGAACGAGGTCTACTGCACCAACAGGTCGTCACAACAAACTGGTTCTAACGTAGCAGTTACAATTGTTGATGCAAATACAGTTGGGAGTTCGAAGAAGGCACTCAGCCCCCATGTTGTGAGAGGTAAATGCAGACCACCATCTCTTTGGAAAAAATCAATGATTGAGAGAGTGCGCAAACCCACGATAAAAAAATCTGCTCAGAAGGGAAAACGTAAACAAGTAAACTCACTGTAA
- the LOC108990697 gene encoding uracil phosphoribosyltransferase-like encodes MAMASCPAGAPRFSFTCRPKIHPRVHFISYSNARRRNILAARAHVVSEEKSTSQDRMLVFVPPHPLIKHWVSFLRNVQTHCPIFRNAMAELGRLLLYEASRDWLPIVNGEIQSPMGVASVEFIDPREPMVVVPILRAGLALAEHASSILPATKTYHLGLSRDEETLQPSIYLNKLPDKFPEGSRVFVVDPMLATGGTIVAALNLLKERGIDNNQIRVISAVAAPPALQKLSENFPGLHVYTGIIDPTVDDKGFIIPGLGDVGDRSYGT; translated from the exons ATGGCGATGGCTTCGTGCCCGGCCGGTGCACCGCGTTTTTCGTTCACGTGTCGCCCTAAGATCCATCCTCGCGttcatttt ATATCATATTCCAATGCTCGCCGCCGTAATATTCTTGCTGCGAGGGCTCACGTGGTTTCCGAGGAGAAATCCACATCGCAGGACCGAATGCTG gTCTTTGTGCCTCCGCATCCATTGATCAAGCATTGGGTTTCATTTCTAAGGAATGTACAAACTCATTGTCCTATATTTA GGAATGCAATGGCTGAGTTGGGGAGGCTACTTTTGTATGAAGCTTCGAGGGATTGGTTG CCTATTGTCAATGGGGAAATTCAATCACCAATGGGTGTTGCCTCAGTTGAGTTCATAGATCCGAGGGAGCCAATGGTG GTAGTTCCAATCCTAAGAGCTGGTCTAGCTCTTGCAGAACACGCGTCTTCTATATTGCCAGCAACAAAAACATACCATCTGG GGTTAAGCAGAGATGAAGAGACACTTCAGCCTTCAATATATCTGAACAA GTTACCTGACAAATTTCCTGAAGGGTCTCGAGTATTTGTAGTTGATCCCATGCTGGCAACAG GCGGCACGATTGTAGCAGCTCTCAACCTCTTAAAGGAGCGTGGGATTGATAACAATCAAATTAGAGTG ATTTCAGCTGTTGCCGCCCCTCCAGCTCTTCAAAAGCTCAGTGAGAACTTCCCTGG GCTTCATGTTTACACTGGAATCATTGATCCCACAGTCGATGACAAAGG GTTCATAATTCCGGGACTTGGAGATGTTGGAGACCGTAGCTACGGTACTTGA